Proteins encoded within one genomic window of Panacibacter microcysteis:
- a CDS encoding sigma-70 family RNA polymerase sigma factor, whose protein sequence is MDKLTDEKIMYEVQHGQLSAMTELFDRYHVPVYNFFLRLTMDRSTSEDLTQNLFYRIIRYRQSFSTTAGTFKSWMYQMARNLHADHCRNKQRMAAVERQTDSFEDIADLKHGFEESDFKKLKNALSALGSVDRELIVLSRYEGLKYADIAKMKNMSLGSVKVQIHRALKQLRHFYFNQENDR, encoded by the coding sequence GTGGATAAGCTAACAGACGAGAAAATTATGTACGAAGTTCAGCACGGGCAATTGTCAGCAATGACAGAATTGTTCGATCGTTATCATGTGCCGGTATATAACTTTTTCCTTCGTTTAACAATGGACAGAAGCACCAGTGAAGATCTTACGCAGAATCTCTTTTACCGGATTATCCGCTACAGGCAGTCTTTCAGCACCACAGCAGGTACATTTAAATCGTGGATGTACCAGATGGCAAGAAACCTGCACGCAGACCACTGTCGCAATAAACAGCGCATGGCTGCAGTTGAACGGCAAACAGATTCTTTTGAAGACATAGCCGATCTTAAACATGGATTTGAAGAAAGTGATTTTAAAAAACTTAAAAACGCACTCTCTGCACTTGGATCTGTAGACCGCGAACTGATTGTACTAAGCCGGTATGAAGGATTGAAATATGCAGATATCGCAAAAATGAAAAACATGTCTTTAGGTTCTGTAAAAGTGCAGATACACCGCGCACTTAAACAACTACGGCATTTTTATTTTAACCAGGAAAATGATCGATGA
- a CDS encoding anti-sigma factor family protein gives MDCYKTESLLIDYIDEQLNASEKRAVEQHLQGCESCSIVLEEYRRLFGSIEKHAEEKPGPALREKFDIMLKTELAIATTANIAKDETKAKVLPLKQRPLWLSVAASVILVVMGAVAGMQIKTHDQPAVEITELRTEIKEMKEALLFSMLNEESASDRIQAVSYADEISNPDSKVINALLGVMNEDKNVNVRLAALYSIARYADQFKLSDSLVASLKRQTEPLMQIALINILTEKKENKAVGPIKEILQDKRTLQPVKEIAAKGLHLL, from the coding sequence ATGGACTGTTACAAAACCGAATCTTTACTGATCGATTACATAGATGAACAGCTTAACGCCAGTGAAAAAAGAGCTGTAGAGCAGCACTTGCAGGGCTGCGAATCATGCAGTATTGTACTGGAAGAATATCGCCGGTTGTTTGGCTCTATTGAAAAACATGCGGAAGAAAAACCCGGACCTGCTTTGCGCGAAAAGTTTGACATCATGCTGAAGACAGAACTCGCCATTGCAACCACTGCAAACATTGCGAAGGATGAAACAAAGGCCAAGGTGTTGCCTCTTAAACAAAGACCATTATGGCTAAGCGTTGCAGCCAGCGTTATACTCGTTGTAATGGGTGCCGTTGCAGGCATGCAAATAAAAACACACGATCAACCTGCTGTTGAGATTACGGAACTGAGAACGGAGATAAAAGAAATGAAGGAAGCACTGCTTTTCAGTATGCTGAATGAAGAATCAGCAAGTGACAGAATACAGGCGGTAAGCTATGCAGACGAAATCAGTAACCCGGACAGCAAAGTAATAAATGCGTTGCTGGGTGTAATGAACGAGGATAAAAATGTGAATGTTCGCCTTGCAGCATTGTACTCTATAGCACGGTATGCCGACCAATTTAAACTAAGCGACTCGCTTGTAGCCTCCCTCAAAAGGCAAACAGAACCACTGATGCAGATTGCTTTGATCAATATTCTTACGGAAAAAAAGGAAAACAAAGCGGTTGGGCCAATCAAGGAAATCTTACAGGACAAAAGAACATTACAACCTGTAAAAGAAATAGCAGCAAAAGGACTTCACTTACTTTAA
- a CDS encoding DUF4097 family beta strand repeat-containing protein — protein sequence MKKINYLFTLIIALGLCVFTNAQEYKIPVQNTKEGKITLNDFPHDLPVEGYNGNEIIIVSDKGGEPPARAKGLQPVYAGGTDNTGLAVSVEKNGNNITLQCLLPITKSANYKIKVPDNFNVEINNECGNAGDVKVANIKGEVAVKNCQAVEVKNVSGPLVLSTISGDINISFSGLPKERSISIASISGEIDVTLPGTAAMNIEIQTISGAIYSDFDFPADDKKIKRIGGNMIKSSLNGGGASVKITNVSGNIYLRKAK from the coding sequence ATGAAAAAAATCAATTACCTGTTCACACTAATTATTGCCCTGGGCCTGTGTGTTTTTACAAATGCACAGGAGTACAAAATTCCTGTACAGAATACGAAAGAAGGGAAAATTACACTAAATGATTTTCCACATGACCTGCCGGTAGAGGGTTATAACGGGAACGAGATCATCATTGTGTCAGATAAGGGTGGCGAACCTCCTGCAAGGGCCAAAGGTTTACAGCCTGTTTATGCGGGAGGCACAGACAATACGGGCCTTGCAGTATCGGTTGAAAAAAACGGGAATAATATAACACTGCAGTGCCTGCTGCCAATAACCAAGTCTGCTAACTATAAAATAAAAGTGCCGGACAACTTTAATGTGGAAATAAACAATGAATGCGGCAACGCCGGTGATGTAAAAGTAGCCAACATAAAAGGCGAAGTGGCTGTAAAAAACTGCCAGGCAGTAGAAGTGAAAAACGTTTCCGGGCCGCTCGTTTTATCTACGATAAGCGGCGACATAAACATCAGCTTTTCTGGTCTTCCCAAAGAAAGATCTATATCCATTGCCTCTATAAGTGGTGAGATCGATGTTACGCTCCCGGGCACCGCTGCCATGAATATTGAAATACAAACCATATCGGGTGCTATCTACTCCGACTTTGACTTCCCGGCTGATGACAAAAAGATCAAACGCATAGGCGGCAACATGATCAAAAGTTCATTGAATGGCGGTGGAGCAAGCGTTAAGATTACCAATGTTAGTGGTAACATCTACCTGCGGAAGGCTAAATAA
- a CDS encoding DUF4097 family beta strand repeat-containing protein, with protein MKNTIAIILFCLMTCLTQAQKIVEKHINYKAAQSVKLNIQIADSIRIITWDKNEVYAKASVDINNNKDNDVYVTTFDETGDNIIVTAHFDEAKTKAAKENDTCRCCCNYNSKIYWDVYVPEASVFSVETINGNIIIEGRTQSMKVHTISGFIDLAFATQRKADFKMSTISGTIYTDLAINKASDKHKNSILTQYNGGGEVIELETISGDIYLRKTP; from the coding sequence ATGAAAAATACAATTGCCATCATACTTTTTTGCCTGATGACTTGCCTTACACAGGCACAGAAAATTGTTGAAAAACACATTAACTATAAAGCAGCACAGTCTGTAAAACTCAACATACAGATAGCAGATTCAATACGCATTATAACATGGGATAAAAACGAAGTATATGCAAAAGCATCTGTAGATATTAACAACAATAAAGACAACGATGTATATGTAACAACATTTGATGAAACAGGCGACAATATTATAGTAACGGCACATTTTGATGAAGCCAAAACAAAGGCAGCAAAAGAGAACGACACCTGCAGGTGCTGCTGCAATTACAACAGTAAAATATACTGGGACGTCTATGTGCCTGAAGCATCGGTATTTTCTGTTGAAACAATAAACGGTAACATTATCATTGAAGGAAGAACCCAGTCGATGAAGGTACACACGATCAGCGGATTTATTGATCTTGCGTTTGCCACGCAAAGAAAAGCTGATTTTAAAATGAGTACGATCTCAGGAACGATCTATACAGACCTTGCCATCAACAAGGCTTCAGACAAACATAAGAACAGCATCTTAACGCAGTATAATGGTGGTGGAGAAGTAATAGAACTGGAAACCATAAGCGGGGACATTTACCTTAGAAAAACACCATAG